The following proteins come from a genomic window of Gossypium raimondii isolate GPD5lz chromosome 5, ASM2569854v1, whole genome shotgun sequence:
- the LOC128031865 gene encoding (+)-delta-cadinene synthase isozyme XC14 produces the protein MASQVSQMPSSSPLSSNKDEMRPKADFQPSIWGDLFLNCPDKNIDAETEKRHQQLKEEVRKMIVAPMANSTQKLAFIDSVQRLGVSYHFTKEIEDELENIYHNNNDAENDLYTTSLRFRLLREHGFNVSCDVFNKFKDEQGNFKSSVTSDVRGLLELYQASYLRVHGEDILDEAISFTSNHLSLAVASLDHPLSEEVSHALKQSIRRGLPRVEARHYLSVYQDIESHNKVLLEFAKIDFNMVQLLHRKELSEISRWWKDLDFQRKLPYARDRVVEGYFWISGVYFEPQYSLGRKMLTKVIAMASIVDDTYDSYATYEELIPYTNAIERWDIKCIDELPEYMKPSYKALLDVYEEMEQLVAEHGRQYRVEYAKNAMIRLAQSYLVEARWTLQNYKPSFEEFKANALPTCGYAMLAITSFVGMGDIVTPETFKWAANDPKIIQASTIICRFMDDVAEHKFKHRREDDCSAIECYMEEYGVTAQEAYDVFNKHVESAWKDVNQEFLKPTEMPTEVLNRSLNLARVMDVLYREGDGYTYVGKAAKGGITSLLIEPIAL, from the exons ATGGCTTCACAAGTTTCTCAAATGCCTTCTTCATCACCCCTTTCTTCCAATAAGGATGAAATGCGTCCCAAAGCCGATTTTCAGCCTAGCATTTGGGGAGATCTCTTCCTCAATTGCCCCGACAAG AATATTGATGCTGAAACTGAAAAACGCCACCAACAATTGAAAGAAGAAGTGAGGAAGATGATTGTGGCACCAATGGCTAATTCAACCCAAAAGTTAGCCTTCATTGATTCAGTCCAAAGACTGGGTGTGAGTTACCATTTCACCAAGGAGATCGAAGATGAACTAGAGAATATCTACCATAACAACAATGATGCCGAGAACGACCTCTACACCACATCCCTTCGATTCCGACTACTCCGAGAGCATGGATTCAATGTTTCATGCG ACGTATTCAACAAGTTTAAAGACGAGCAAGGGAATTTCAAGTCATCCGTGACAAGCGATGTTCGAGGATTGTTGGAACTTTACCAAGCTTCCTATTTGAGGGTTCATGGGGAAGATATATTGGATGAAGCAATTTCTTTCACCAGCAACCATTTAAGCCTTGCAGTAGCATCTTTGGACCATCCTTTATCCGAAGAGGTTTCTCATGCTTTGAAACAATCAATTCGAAGAGGCTTGCCAAGGGTTGAGGCAAGACACTATCTTTCAGTATACCAAGATATTGAGTCCCATAATAAGGTTTTGTTGGAGTTTGCTAAGATCGATTTCAACATGGTACAACTTTTGCATAGAAAAGAGCTAAGTGAGATTTCTAG gTGGTGGAAGGATTTAGACTTTCAAAGAAAGTTGCCATACGCAAGAGATAGAGTGGTTGAAGGCTATTTTTGGATCTCAGGAGTGTACTTTGAGCCCCAATATTCTCTTGGTAGAAAGATGTTGACAAAAGTGAtagcaatggcatctattgTAGATGATACATATGACTCATATGCAACATATGAAGAGCTCATTCCCTATACAAATGCAATTGAGAG GTGGGATATCAAATGCATAGATGAACTTCCTGAATACATGAAGCCGAGCTACAAGGCACTATTAGATGTTTATGAAGAAATGGAACAACTGGTGGCTGAGCATGGGAGACAATATCGTGTCGAATATGCGAAAAATGCG ATGATACGACTTGCTCAATCTTATCTTGTGGAGGCCAGATGGACTCTTCAAAACTACAAACCATCATTCGAGGAGTTTAAGGCTAATGCATTGCCAACTTGTGGTTATGCCATGCTTGCTATTACATCTTTCGTCGGCATGGGAGATATTGTAACACCAGAAACCTTTAAATGGGCAGCCAATGACCCTAAGATCATTCAAGCTTCCACAATTATTTGTAGGTTTATGGATGATGTTGCTGAACAcaag TTCAAACATAGGAGAGAAGACGATTGCTCAGCAATTGAGTGTTACATGGAAGAATATGGTGTAACAGCACAAGAGGCATATGATGTATTCAACAAGCATGTTGAGAGTGCTTGGAAGGATGTGAATCAAGAGTTTCTGAAACCAACAGAAATGCCAACAGAAGTTTTGAATCGTAGCTTAAACCTTGCAAGGGTGATGGATGTACTCTACAGAGAAGGTGATGGCTACACATATGTTGGAAAAGCGGCTAAGGGTGGAATCACTTCATTACTCATTGAACCAATTGCACTTTGA